One Fusarium poae strain DAOMC 252244 chromosome 4, whole genome shotgun sequence DNA window includes the following coding sequences:
- a CDS encoding hypothetical protein (BUSCO:10535at5125) — MAPRVIVVGGGLSGLSAAHTIYLAGGNVVVLDKQGFFGGNSTKATSGINGALTRTQVETGIPDSVKQFYDDTLKSARDKARPDLIKVLTYKSASAVEWLQDEFNLDLTLVSRLGGHSQPRTHRGHDAKFPGMAITYALMQRLEELAESEPGRVEIVKKARVTELNKEGNLITGVKYEHNGETVSVDGPVILATGGYAADFSDSSLLKKHRPDTYGLATTNGTHATGDGQKMVMAIGGNGIDMDKVQVHPTGLVDPKDPGSKWKFLAAEALRGEGGLLLNADGDRFCDELGHRDYVSGMMWDEKKKDKFPIRLVLNSKASKVLDFHTRHYSGRGLMKKMTGKELAKEIGCTPEHLQKTFSTYNDIADGKQKDPWGKKFFHNLPVNVDDDFHVAVMEPVLHFTMGGIEINDKAQVLNQDKQPFDGLYACGELAGGVHGANRLGGSSLLGCVVYGRVAGDTASNYLFQNALKGSAGSAAERVGQISLHLDPSIPNQVTVSWGAPGAASSGSGAPSKVDEHASVAAGPNPVKEDGAKAAKPNDPKTFKVPEKEYTMEEIAEHNTKDNVWVVVKGVVLDLSDWLEEHPGGVQAILNFMGRDATEEFEMLHDDEVIPKYAPQQVIGRVKGQEVTLEP; from the exons ATGGCTCCTAGAGTGATTGTCGTTGGCGGTGGCC TCTCTGGTCTATCTGCTGCGCACACCATCTACCTGGCTGGCGGCAACGTCGTTGTTCTCGACAAGCAGG GCTTCTTTGGTGGAAACTCTACCAAGGCTACTTCCGGTATCAACGGTGCTCTCACAAGAACGCAAGTTGAGACTGGCATTCCCGACAGCGTCAAGCAGTTCTACGATGATACCCTCAAGTCCGCCCGTGACAAGGCCCGTCCCGACCTCATCAAGGTCCTCACCTACAAGTCCGCTTCTGCTGTTGAGTGGCTCCAGGATGAGTTCAACCTCGACCTCACTCTCGTTTCTCGTCTCGG TGGTCACTCCCAGCCCCGAACCCACCGAGGACACGATGCCAAGTTCCCCGGTATGGCCATCACCTACGCCCTGATGCAGCGCCTCGAGGAGCTTGCCGAGAGTGAACCCGGCCGCGTCGAGATCGTCAAGAAGGCTCGCGTCACCGAGCTTAACAAAGAGGGTAACTTGATCACCGGTGTCAAGTACGAGCACAACGGCGAGACTGTCTCTGTTGATGGTCCCGTCATCCTCGCTACTGGTGGCTACGCTGCTGATTTCTCCGACTCTTCTCTGCTCAAGAAGCACCGCCCAGATACCTACGGCCTCGCCACCACAAACGGCACACACGCCACTGGTGACGGTCAGAAGATGGTCATGGCCATCGGTGGTAACGGTATCGATATGGACAAGGTTCAGGTCCACCCTACAGGTCTCGTCGACCCCAAGGACCCCGGCTCCAAGTGGAAATTCCTCGCTGCCGAGGCTCTCCGTGGTGAAGGTGGTCTTTTGCTCAACGCCGATGGTGACCGATTCTGCGATGAGCTTGGTCACCGTGACTACGTCTCCGGCATGATGtgggatgagaagaagaaagacaaGTTCCCCATCCGACTTGTTCTCAACTCCAAGGCCTCCAAGGTCCTTGATTTCCACACCCGCCACTACTCTGGCCGTGGTCtcatgaagaagatgaccgGTAAGGAGCTTGCCAAGGAGATTGGCTGCACCCCCGAGCACCTCCAGAAGACCTTCTCTACATACAACGATATTGCCGACGGCAAGCAGAAGGACCCTTGGGGCAAGAAGTTCTTCCACAACCTGCCCGTCAACGTTGACGACGACTTCCACGTCGCTGTCATGGAGCCCGTTCTCCACTTCACCATGGGTGGTATTGAGATCAACGACAAGGCTCAGGTCCTCAACCAGGACAAGCAGCCTTTCGACGGTCTCTACGCCTGTGGTGAGTTAGCTGGTGGTGTCCACGGTGCTAACCGTCTGGGTGGATCTTCTCTTCTCGGCTGTGTTGTCTACGGTCGTGTTGCTGGTGACACTGCCAGCAACTACCTCTTCCAGAACGCCCTCAAGGGCAGTGCTGGCAGCGCCGCTGAGCGTGTTGGTCAAATCTCTCTGCACCTTGACCCTTCAATCCCCAACCAGGTGACTGTCTCTTGGGGTGCTCCTGGCGCCGCTTCTTCCGGCTCCGGAGCTCCTTCAAAGGTCGACGAGCACGCCAGCGTTGCCGCCGGTCCCAACCCCGTCAAGGAGGACGGTGCCAAGGCTGCTAAGCCCAACGACCCCAAGACCTTCAAGGTCCCCGAGAAGGAGTACACCATGGAGGAGATCGCCGAGCACAACACCAAGGACAACGTCTGGGTCGTCGTCAAGGGTGTCGTTCTGGACCTGAGCGACTGGCTCGAGGAGCACCCTGGTGGCGTGCAGGCCATCCTGAACTTCATGGGCCGCGACGCGACCGAGGAGTTTGAGATGTTGCACGACGATGAGGTCATCCCCAAGTACGCGCCTCAGCAGGTCATCGGCCGCGTCAAGGGCCAGGAGGTTACTCTCGAGCCTTAG
- a CDS encoding hypothetical protein (SECRETED:SignalP(1-16)~BUSCO:53554at5125) — translation MKPLITLTALLSLATSSQVPLKGHLPIMSFSDSPSVQPSVALGDILGSNRGLTSFSSFARMQPATDTRLSDLSTNTTVLAPLNSAVDALPRKPWEQPADYDAFGADAYEGDGGQDRAKENMRRFVESHLVPASPWETEDKIKTLGGKEVWWVVKDGKKIIMPDEVEVERVASQVGNGELWILKGVLNYA, via the exons ATGAAACCTCTTATCACTCTAACAGCCCTATTAAGTCTCGCGACATCCTCCCAAGTTCCTCTCAAAGGCCATCTCCCTATAATGTCTTTCTCCGACTCTCCTTCGGTCCAACCCTCCGTCGCCCTCGGCGACATCCTAGGTTCCAACCGCGGCCTCacgtccttctcctccttcgcGCGCATGCAGCCCGCTACTGACACGCGCCTCTCTGACTTGTCAACCAACACCACCGTACTCGCGCCGCTGAATTCGGCCGTCGATGCGCTTCCGCGCAAACCGTGGGAGCAACCTGCTGATTACGATGCGTTTGGCGCGGATGCGTACGAGGGTGATGGTGGACAAGATCGTGCCAAGGAAAATATGAGGCGTTTCGTGGAGTCGCATCTCGTGCCGGCTAGTCCGTGGGAGACGGAGGACAAGATCAAGACCTTAGGCGGTAAGGAGGTTTGGTGGGTTGTCAAGGATGGGAAGAAGATCATTATGCCTGATGAAGTCGAGGTTGAGCGTGTGGCCAGTCAAGTTGGTAACGGAGAGCTT TGGATCCTTAAAGGAGTTTTAAACTACGCTTAG
- a CDS encoding hypothetical protein (BUSCO:20806at5125), with product MGRRKIEIKAIKDDRNRSVTFLKRKGGLFKKAHELSVLCSVDVAVFIFGNNKKLYEYSSADMRELIHRYQYHGGPSEHKGPADFNGGNDDDDEEEGDGTPPHGPEVVENQMMPPHPYGQHQPPFPQVRHQTPSASPPIGNGSGPFQAHPGHPVQRTHTPQSSISSRPTSRNDMRRMGPGMVQPPPPPGPQHPAMNYMATPPIYNSPHPPPGLLPQHAPHPQYAYHQQPPMPQHQQHPQHQQHQQHQQHQQHQQHQQHQSHPHPHPQGPYMEDRRSPMPSPMPPAYTSQPPSQGIQAPARPTPSPQPNHQHPTSNLSQMSPPPPQPERRLQDLPPPPPPPVEIKTESQERPQPPLLNTDSAIKKLPQRKSHSIFTPIEENRSILSQHLASFTSESVKSESAAAAAAANAANAANRSQSVDVAALNRAADASKSSPHMPQRASTQNDTKRTGSLSSIPESAPTPPSRSNSAKLPGGPGGARPRGPRLTVQIPDGGSEGGGSARTAESNSPRNPTETTTQVPQRHNSQSSLVLPPPSPSASAILSAGATGPPNPFARPPPQQNVNGETPVSALPSRFLTNELLPSPSSFYPDWNFRGGDSNTLPSPLNFATPVVGSGPSFLRDDTLNTTPNANSNILKEIKDPISNANGSSQSLSVGLSGSTATKRKTPELGATAQSEATEESDAKRVKIE from the exons ATGGGACGAAGAAAGATTGAGATCAAGGCGATCAAAGATGACAGAAATCGCTCTGT CACCTTTTTGAAGCGAAAGGGTGGTCTTTTCAAGAAGGCTCATGAGCTCTCCGTCCTCTGCTCCGTCGATGTCGCCGTCTTCATCTTTGGCAACAATAAGAAGCTCTACGAGTATTCATCAGCGGATATGCGAGAGCTTATCCATCGATATCAATAT CATGGTGGCCCAAGCGAACACAAAGGTCCCGCCGACTTCAACGGAGGaaacgatgacgatgatgaagaggaaggcgacGGTACCCCTCCCCATGGCCCCGAGGTGGTTGAGAACCAAATGATGCCTCCTCATCCTTATGGACAACACCAACCTCCATTTCCTCAGGTTCGACATCAAACACCTTCAGCTTCACCACCTATCGGTAACGGCAGCGGTCCTTTCCAGGCACATCCCGGACACCCCGTTCAGCGCACACATACTCCACAATCATCAATCAGCTCGCGACCAACATCACGAAACGACATGCGCCGAATGGGTCCTGGTATGGTTCAACCTCCGCCTCCACCTGGTCCTCAACATCCTGCAATGAATTACATGGCTACTCCTCCGATCTACAACTcgcctcatcctcctcctggtcTACTTCCTCAACATGCTCCTCATCCGCAATATGCATACCATCAACAGCCTCCTATGCCacagcatcaacaacacccgcaacatcagcaacatcagcagcatcagcagcatcaacaacatcaacagcatCAGCAACATCAGTCACATCCACATCCACATCCACAAGGACCGTACATGGAAGATCGCAGATCACCGATGCCTTCGCCAATGCCTCCAGCTTACACTTCGCAGCCGCCGTCTCAAGGAATTCAAGCTCCCGCACGTCCAACACCGTCACCTCAACCGAATCACCAACATCCTACTTCGAACTTGTCGCAAATGTCCCCACCGCCGCCCCAACCTGAACGTCGTCTGCAAGATCTTCCGCCCCCGCCGCCGCCTCCTGTAGAAATCAAGACTGAATCACAAGAACGCCCTCAACCACCTCTACTGAATACGGACAGCGCTATCAAAAAGTTGCCTCAAAGGAAATCGCACAGCATCTTTACTCCCATTGAAGAAAACCGTTCCATCTTGTCACAGCATCTTGCGTCTTTTACATCGGAATCTGTCAAATCAGAATcggctgctgccgctgccgctGCGAATGCCGCCAATGCCGCAAACCGTTCTCAGTCGGTAGATGTGGCTGCATTGAACCGGGCCGCTGACGCGTCCAAATCGTCACCTCACATGCCCCAGCGCGCCAGCACGCAAAATGATACAAAGAGAACTGGGTCATTGTCGTCGATACCAGAATCGGCACCGACGCCGCCTTCACGTTCAAACAGTGCAAAGCTTCCTGGCGGCCCTGGCGGGGCCCGGCCGCGTGGTCCCCGTCTAACGGTGCAGATTCCGGATGGCGGGTCAGAAGGCGGCGGTAGCGCACGAACAGCCGAGTCAAACTCTCCGCGAAATCCTACCGAAACCACTACACAAGTGCCCCAACGGCACAACTCGCAGTCATCGCTCGTGCTTCCTCCTCCCTCTCCATCTGCGTCAGCAATATTGTCTGCAGGTGCTACTGGTCCACCGAATCCCTTTGCCCGGCCGCCTCCTCAGCAGAATGTGAATGGTGAAACTCCTGTCTCTGCCTTGCCATCACGTTTCTTGACAAATGAACTTCTGCCGAGTCCAAGTAGCTTTTATCCGGACTGGAACTTCCGGGGAGGTGACAGTAATACGCTGCCTAGTCCGTTGAACTTTGCAACCCCAGTTGTTGGTTCAGGGCCTAGTTTCCTCAGAGATGACACCTTAAACACGACGCCAAATGCAAATTCCAATATCTTGAAGGAAATAAAGGATCCTATATCAAATGCCAATGGATCCTCACAAAGCTTGAGTGTGGGTTTAAGCGGTTCCACTGCTACAAAACGAAAGACTCCTGAGTTGGGAGCCACAGCCCAGAGTGAGGCTACAGAGGAGTCAGACGCAAAGAGGGTCAAGATTGAATGA
- a CDS encoding hypothetical protein (BUSCO:2551at5125), whose product MAQENENDFSSFDETEWKAQDAADDREIAKLLGDSQDTGGAGINFDAVEFDQTGKADDAEDFEDISDDDLPDEEPSAGVSMEMPGLTDDGGTSNDADDLFGEGPSSPDPILGPSSPAPHVRDTDTDTQPTDVGLSFPGINFDPEPHLDNQDHDIPAPAETVEDLLKATWPAYKKGHILTWSELLPAKKATWKEKKPAKKPKKLVTSKLTLELAPDQEKLFRIPGTAAISRKARQAEERGLVYCGLDEQDQAQDNVQFDLDLDSDSETVAGFSLRDIELACEDWGSQIATVEAEFEARQSAEQEKQQAQKRTFEEQDDEWDAEFLMDLGDDGPTRPKKRKTLKLGLPEIPRYTAPSFDNFEDATRRGAKRVQLDLSDPYLLIETQDLQRNAKRPRTDNKLTRMANGNLGRGVANRFNISNDEAYEALKENHQSKVRATLGNISVEHSMPAIKLSWPYYKVKLGGTTDEYHRPRFRYKKFAGHIIKFDKPAHHKRKMMKGKAHEVFLKSKDLSINDNSTAVLYEYCEQRPRVLSSFGMGNRLINYYRRKDTTEDEQLPKQDLGEYRMLLPEDRSPFSLFGTVDPGETVPTLHNEMYRAPVFKHNPRGNDFLVVRSTTGEQGSRWFLHKIDHLYVVGQQFPSVEVPGPHSRKVTNASKNRMKMLAFRMIRHSDTDNCQLSDITKHIADSTDTQNRQKLKEFLQYDRESGEKGMWRLKPGEILPDESAIRSMIKPEEVCLLDAMQLGIKELEDAGYDPRNASLEEDVQNNDAEGEEEDVDDEGSKITKGAKKQQEKQEETLADKMAPWKTTKAFIDACAQKAMLQLHGEGDPTGHGLGFSFIRTSMKGGYIEAVQGPLATSADAMEREKRANGGHAYNVKKQQAMYEEGIKEIWEKQKTTLSDGQEHDDKDVAVTEDEDDRFNVQSAMTPAQFDDGTSQISGLTSASRQQKRAIRITREVRMPDGSTQNRIEIVHDPVVISQYMKRRTEADLEMRDIYSSRPTGNADHDRLAGIRIKKELERLEKNKARRQAREQQKELHQKASAGDAGSPSVNGDKVPTGTTRKCANCGQVGHIKTNKKYDPPFFTKDGITKKQRAKKPQMQILMEQCDKDKAREAKVAADQEDKDRRAAKREAERAEREAARMQQAARVKRLSEKRQADRAAEAKRQEEARAAQREAREELQRQRKEKRDLEAERKRALRELERYVLCSMVR is encoded by the exons ATGGCACAAGAAAACGAAAACGATTTCTCCTCCTTCGACGAAACCGAATGGAAAGCCCAAGATGCCGCCGATGACCGCGAAATCGCAAAGCTCCTCGGGGATTCCCAGGATACCGGCGGCGCTGGCATCAATTTCGATGCCGTAGAATTCGACCAGACTGGCAAGGCCGACGATGCTGAAGACTTCGAGGACATTAGCGACGATGATTTACCTGATGAGGAGCCCAGTGCCGGCGTCTCTATGGAGATGCCTGGGCTCACGGATGATGGAGGCACGAGTAATGACGCAGATGATCTGTTTGGAGAGGGTCCATCCTCGCCTGATCCCATTCTTGGCCCTTCTTCTCCTGCGCCTCATGTTCGCGATACCGACACTGATACCCAGCCTACCGATGTCGGCCTGAGCTTTCCTGGAATCAATTTCGACCCCGAACCTCATCTCGACAACCAAGACCATGACATCCCCGCCCCCGCCGAAACTGTCGAAGACCTACTCAAAGCTACATGGCCTGCCTACAAGAAGGGACACATTCTGACATGGAGCGAACTCCTTCCAGCTAAAAAGGCTACctggaaggaaaagaagcccGCAAAGAAGCCAAAGAAACTGGTAACTAGCAAGCTTACTCTTGAGCTTGCGCCCGATCAAGAGAAGCTCTTTCGCATTCCTGGCACTGCCGCCATCAGCCGCAAAGCCAGACAGGCAGAGGAAAGAGGTCTCGTCTACTGCGGTCTCGACGAACAAGATCAAGCTCAAGATAACGTCCAGTTCGATCTCGATCTCGACTCCGATTCCGAAACGGTCGCTGGCTTTAGCCTCCGCGATATTGAATTGGCCTGTGAAGACTGGGGCAGTCAAATTGCCACAGTCGAGGCTGAATTTGAGGCTCGACAATCCGCCGAGCAAGAGAAGCAGCAAGCACAAAAGCGAACGTTCGAGGAGCAAGACGATGAATGGGATGCAGAGTTCCTGATGGACCTTGGCGACGATGGACCAACACGACCAAAGAAGCGCAAGACGCTCAAGCTTGGCCTACCAGAAATCCCCCGCTACACTGCCCCTTCATTCGACAACTTCGAAGACGCAACTCGTAGAGGTGCCAAGCGTGTTCAACTGGACTTGAGCGATCCCTACTTGCTTATCGAAACACAGGATCTCCAACGAAACGCGAAGCGACCTCGCACAGACAACAAGTTGACGCGCATGGCAAATGGCAATCTCGGAAGAGGTGTCGCCAACCGATTCAATATTTCCAACGACGAGGCATACGAGGCTTTGAAAGAGAATCATCAAAGCAAAGTTCGTGCCACACTCGGCAATATCTCCGTCGAGCATAGTATGCCTGCTATCAAGCTCTCGTGGCCTTATTACAAGGTCAAACTTGGCGGTACAACTGACGAGTACCATCGTCCTCGTTTCAGGTACAAGAAATTTGCTGGTCATATCATCAAGTTTGACAAGCCTGCGCACCACAAACGCAAGATGATGAAGGGTAAAGCACATGAGGTGTTCCTCAAGTCTAAGGATCTGAGCATAAACGACAACTCTACTGCTGTCCTGTACGAGTATTGTGAGCAGCGTCCACGAGTACTCAGTAGCTTTGGTATGGGCAACCGCTTGATCAATTACTACCGCCGAAAGGACACCACCGAGGACGAACAGCTACCCAAGCAGGATCTGGGAGAGTATCGCATGCTTCTCCCCGAAGATCGGTCACCTTTCTCCCTATTTGGTACCGTCGACCCTGGAGAGACTGTACCGACACTACACAATGAGATGTACCGAGCTCCCGTCTTTAAACACAATCCAAGGGGCAACGACTTTCTCGTGGTGCGCAGCACCACTGGAGAGCAAGGTTCCAGATGGTTTCTGCACAAAATTGACCATCTTTATGTTGTCGGACAGCAATTCCCCTCCGTCGAAGTTCCCGGTCCACACAGTCGCAAGGTCACAAACGCTTCCAAGAACAGAATGAAGATGCTCGCATTTCGCATGATCAGACACAGCGACACGGATAACTGCCAACTATCGGATATTACCAAGCACATTGCTGACTCTACAGACACTCAAAATCGTCAGAAGCTGAAAGAGTTCCTCCAATACGATAGAGAGAGTGGCGAGAAGGGTATGTGGCGACTGAAACCCGGAGAGATACTACCCGACGAGAGCGCAATACGGTCCATGATCAAGCCCGAGGAAGTTTGTCTTCTTGATGCCATGCAGCTGGGTATTAAGGAACTCGAAGATGCTGGATATGACCCTCGAAATGCTTCCTTGGAAGAGGATGTTCAGAACAATGACGCGGAaggtgaggaagaagatgttgatgatgaaggtaGCAAAATTACAAAGGGTGCCAAGAAGCAacaagagaaacaagaagaaaCTCTGGCTGATAAGATGGCGCCATGGAAAACTACCAAGGCATTTATTGATGCCTGCGCTCAAAAAGCCATGCTTCAGCTTCACGGTGAAGGAGATCCCACAGGTCACGGTCTTGGTTTCTCCTTCATTCGTACTTCCATGAAGGGAGGCTATATCGAGGCAGTTCAAGGACCTCTGGCTACGTCTGCAGATGCGATGGAGCGTGAGAAGCGAGCTAATGGTGGCCACGCATACAACGTCAAGAAGCAACAAGCCATGTACGAGGAAGGTATCAAAGAAATTTGGGAGAAGCAGAAGACAACTCTGTCAGACGGCCAGGAGCACGACGATAAGGACGTCGCAGTAaccgaagacgaagacgacagATTTAATGTTCAATCAGCAATGACCCCGGCCCAGTTCGACGACGGTACCAGCCAAATTAGTGGTTTGACTTCCGCAAGTCGACAACAGAAACGCGCTATCCGCATCACTCGAGAAGTTCGAATGCCCGATGGAAGCACGCAAAACCGAATCGAAATCGTTCACGATCCGGTAGTAATTTCGCAGTACATGAAGCGACGGACAGAGGCGGACCTTGAAATGAGAGA CATATATAGCTCGCGCCCTACGGGCAATGCCGACCATGACCGTCTTGCAGGCATTAG AATTAAGAAGGAGCTGGAACGACTcgaaaagaacaaggccCGACGACAAGCTCGAGAACAACAAAAGGAGCTTCACCAAAAGGCTAGCGCAGGCGACGCCGGATCACCCAGTGTCAATGGCGATAAAGTCCCCACTGGAACAACCCGCAAGTGTGCCAATTGTGGCCAAGTCGGCCATATCAAGACCAACAAAAAGTATGACCCCCCCTTCTTCACca AGGATGGGATAACAAAGAAACAACGAGCAAAAAAGCCTCAGATGCAGATCCTTATGGAACAGtgcgacaaggacaaggctaGAGAGGCCAAAGTTGCTGCCGACCAGGAAGACAAAGACCGACGAGCTGCTAAAAGAGAAGCTGAGCGCGCTGAACGAGAGGCGGCGCGCATGCAACAGGCTGCTAGAGTCAAGCGGTTAAGTGAGAAGCGACAAGCTGATCGAGCTGCTGAAGCCAAGCGGCAAGAAGAAGCCCGAGCTGCGCAGAGAGAGGCCAGAGAAGAACTGCAGCGCCAGcgcaaagaaaaaagagatcTCGAAGCAGAACGCAAGCGTGCTCTGCGCGAACTCGAGC GTTATGTCCTTTGCTCAATGGTACGATGA
- a CDS encoding hypothetical protein (TransMembrane:14 (i46-65o71-87i94-112o124-146i158-178o190-207i239-258o278-300i307-325o337-362i382-402o408-434i455-477o489-508i)): MSDDEKRRHSASKGSAVAGDTASIQYGIDDSMGHLHRRLNNRQVQLIAAGGSIGTALFISIGGGLAKGGPGSLLIAYTLYSLVLALVNNSIAEMNTYMPIAGGFVRLAGYWVDDALGFLAGWNFFLYEALIIPFEITALTSVISFWNADALNPGPTAGICAAVIICYGLLNVLAVRFYGESEFWLSGGKLVLIFILFAFTFVTMCGGNPQHDAYGFRHFSNPGSFATYLSQGDKGRFEGFLAALFSASFTVVGPEYISMVSAEAQRPTFTIKNAFKTVYYRFCIFFIVGALAVGICCAYNDPALYDIYFGAGGTGNAASSPYVIAMTNLGIGGLPHLVNFLILTSIFSAGNTYTYCATRALYSLSLEGRAPRFLRYCNKSGIPVYCFCVTMLFPFLSFLQVANGSAKVLGWLISIVTGGGLITFMVMNITFINYHRACVAQGVDRKTERPYYGYFQPYGAYIALVIQFVIVLTYGYYAFRPKFDVEVFFQNYSMQILAVLLFAFWKVFKKTKYIRPHEVDLVWERPLIEAYEATFTEPPVGFWTEMAQLCMPCFFKKTKRSSQV, translated from the exons ATGTCAGACGACGAAAAGAGAAGACATTCAGCCTCCAAAGGCAGCGCTGTCGCAGGCGACACTGCCAGCATTCAGTATGGCATCGACGATAGTATGGGTCATCTCCATAGGCGACTCAACAACCGTCAAGTCCAGCTCATCGCCGCCGGTGGTTCTATCGGAACCGCCCTCTTCATCTCCATCGGTGGAGGTCTCGCCAAAGGTGGCCCAGGTAGTCTCCTGATCGCCTATACCCTCTACTCTCTCGTTCTCGCCCTTGTCAATAACTCCATCGCCGAGATGAATACATACATGCCTATCGCTGGTGGATTTGTTCGCCTGGCTGGTTACTGGGTTGACGATGCCCTTGGTTTCCTCGCTGGCTGGAACTTCTTCCTTTACGAGGCCCTTATTATCCCATTCGAGATTACTGCACTTACTTCAGTTATTTCCTTCTGGAACGCTGATGCTCTGAACCCTGGCCCGACCGCTGGTATTTGTGCTGCAGTTATCATCTGCTACGG TCTTCTCAACGTCCTCGCCGTCCGTTTCTATGGTGAATCCGAGTTTTGGCTCTCGGGTGGAAAGCTCGTCCTCATTTTCATCCTCTTTGCCTTTACTTTCGTCACCATGTGCGGTGGTAACCCCCAACACGACGCCTACGGCTTTCGACACTTTTCCAACCCCGGCTCGTTCGCTACATACCTCAGCCAAGGCGACAAGGGTCGTTTCGAGGGTTTCCTCGCCGCCCTCTTCAGCGCTTCATTCACTGTTGTAGGCCCCGAGTACATCTCAATGGTCTCGGCCGAGGCCCAGCGCCCTACCTTTACCATCAAGAATGCCTTTAAGACTGTCTACTATCGATTCTGCATCTTTTTCATTGTTGGTGCTCTTGCGGTTGGCATCTGCTGTGCCTACAATGACCCTGCCCTCTATGACATCTATTTTGGTGCTGGTGGAACTGGCAATGCTGCTTCCTCTCCCTATGTCATTGCCATGACCAACCTTGGCATTGGAGGTCTCCCTCATCTCGTCAACTTCCTGATTCTCACGTCCATCTTCTCCGCCGGTAACACATACACCTACTGCGCTACCCGTGCTCTCTACTCTCTTTCTCTCGAAGGCCGTGCCCCTCGATTCCTGCGATACTGCAATAAGTCTGGTATCCCTGTATATTGCTTCTGTGTTACCATGCTTTTCCCTTTCCTCTCCTTCCTCCAAGTTGCCAATGGCTCTGCCAAGGTCCTTGGATGGTTGATCAGCATTGTCACTGGTGGCGGTCTTATCACTTTTATGGTCATGAACATCACCTTTATCAACTACCACCGCGCTTGTGTTGCCCAGGGCGTCGACCGAAAGACCGAGCGTCCATACTACGGCTACTTCCAGCCCTATGGTGCCTACATCGCCCTGGTCATACAGTTCGTCATCGTACTCACCTACGGATACTACGCTTTCCGTCCCAAGTTCGAcgttgaggtcttcttccagaACTACTCCATGCAGATTCTAGCCGTCCTTCTCTTCGCCTTTTGGAAGGtcttcaagaagaccaagTACATTCGACCTCACGAGGTTGACCTAGTCTGGGAACGACCCCTGATTGAGGCATATGAGGCTACCTTTACCGAGCCTCCTGTTGGATTCTGGACTGAGATGGCGCAACTGTGCATGCcttgcttcttcaagaagactAAGAGATCTTCACAGGTTTAG